Within Thermoprotei archaeon, the genomic segment CTCCCCTCGAAACATTTTAAATCCAACAGCAGCTTAACCTTAACTTATATGCCCTATCATTTTTTTGAATTCTTGATGAGCTTGTTTAATTTCCTCCACTGAAGCTTCGTCCTCTAGGGTGGTCACATCTCCCACGGGTATGTTTGAAACCACGGCCTTTAAGACCCGTCGCATAATTTTGCCGCTTCTCGTCTTCGGCAATTTTGAAACAAAATATATTTCGTCAGGTGTAGCAACGGGGCCTATTGTCTTTCTCATGTGCTCCTTTAATTCTTCTCTAAGTTTCTCGCTTGGCACGTAGCCTTGCTTTAGGATTGCGAAAATAACGATACTTTCGCCCTTAATTTCGTGGGGTTTGCCTATTACGGCTGCTTCGGCGATTGCCGGGTGGGATATGACGGCGCTTTCTAATTCCATAGTTCCTAGCCTGTGGCCTGCTATTTTTAATACTTCGTCTGCCCTTCCGAGAAGCCAGAAGTAGCCATCCTCGTCTTTCATGCAATAGTCTCCAGTGTAGTACATGCCTGGAAATTTGGACCAGTATGTTTGTTTGTAGCGTTCTGGGTCTTTGTATAGGGTCATTAGCATGCCTGGCCAGGGCTTCTTTATTACGAGGTAGCCTCTTACGCCTGGGGGCGCTGGCTTGCCGCTTTCGTCAACCACGTCGGCGTCTATGCCTGGTAGCGGGAATGTTGCTGATCCGGGTTTTAGGGGCACTAGCCCTATTCCTGGTGCGGGCGATATCATTACGCCTCCTGTTTCTGTTTGCCACCAAGTGTCTACTATTGGGCAGCGTTCTCCACCTATGTGCCTGAAGTACCAAAGCCATGCTTCGGGGTTTATAGGTTCGCCTACACTTCCAAGAATTGTTAGGCTGCTTAGGTCATGCTTTTTGGGCCATTCCTCGCCGTATCGCATGAACGTGCGTATGGCTGTTGGGGAAGTGTAAAATATTGTGACCCTATATTTTTCGATTATTTCCCACCATCTGTCAGGTTTTGGGTAGTCGGGGGCTCCTTCATAAATCACTATCGATGCCCCATGCATTAACGGCGCGTAAACGATTAAGCTGTGCCCCGTCACCCAGCCAACATCAGCTGTACACCAGTAAACGCTGTCCTCCTTTATGTCAAAGACCCACTGATATATGGAGTTTAGGAACACCAAATATCCGCCAGTGCTGTGAACTATCCCCTTAGGCTTGCCGGTTGTGCCAGAAGTGTATAGAATGTAAAGTGGATGGGTGCTTTCAATGGGCAGTGGATCTATCCTTCCTTTTATGTCGTTTACAAGTTCGTGATACCAGAGATCTCTGCCTTCTTTCATTC encodes:
- the acs gene encoding acetate--CoA ligase, which translates into the protein MLKYWPIRQYIDIYKESLENIEEFWEKEARKLEWFRTWDKVLEWDPPFAKWFSGGLINASYLCVDRHLKTWRRNKVAIYWEGENGEERTLSYSQLYREINKLAIALKNLGVKKGDRIALYLPMIPELPIAMLASARIGAIHTVIFSGFSSMALADRINDTEAKVLITADGGYRRGKVVQLKEIADSALENTPSVEKVIVVKRTGQEVRMKEGRDLWYHELVNDIKGRIDPLPIESTHPLYILYTSGTTGKPKGIVHSTGGYLVFLNSIYQWVFDIKEDSVYWCTADVGWVTGHSLIVYAPLMHGASIVIYEGAPDYPKPDRWWEIIEKYRVTIFYTSPTAIRTFMRYGEEWPKKHDLSSLTILGSVGEPINPEAWLWYFRHIGGERCPIVDTWWQTETGGVMISPAPGIGLVPLKPGSATFPLPGIDADVVDESGKPAPPGVRGYLVIKKPWPGMLMTLYKDPERYKQTYWSKFPGMYYTGDYCMKDEDGYFWLLGRADEVLKIAGHRLGTMELESAVISHPAIAEAAVIGKPHEIKGESIVIFAILKQGYVPSEKLREELKEHMRKTIGPVATPDEIYFVSKLPKTRSGKIMRRVLKAVVSNIPVGDVTTLEDEASVEEIKQAHQEFKKMIGHIS